In Brevibacillus brevis, a genomic segment contains:
- a CDS encoding YafY family protein has protein sequence MSKTDNMLAILWLLRSGKRLTAGQLAEALEINVRTVYRYIDALCASGVPIIADAGHHGGYTLLQPFTDAPLLFDLNEQKALIHAAVFAQEAGYPFSEDLKRAIAKLKRYANDEQRGAMERHSKGVEVILPPANPLLESILKELELSAANGQTLCIEYQKSYQTDHRSRQIDPYGLVHWKANWYLVAFCHLRGDIRSFRVDRILSINRTDSTFERPATFSARQFFLANLLPESDKQENPIHVHVTGRKQAINDLCCHWYLGRLLVERSGEHARFLVEEELVHKHVPHFLLPYGKSISVQEPAFLKERLAAVAADLLHYYQST, from the coding sequence ATGTCCAAAACGGATAACATGCTGGCTATTTTGTGGCTGCTGCGCTCAGGAAAACGGCTGACCGCAGGACAACTGGCTGAAGCGCTGGAGATAAACGTCCGCACCGTTTACCGCTACATCGATGCGCTGTGTGCGAGCGGGGTTCCCATCATTGCGGATGCCGGCCATCACGGGGGCTACACGCTGCTTCAGCCCTTTACCGATGCGCCCTTGCTCTTTGATCTGAACGAACAAAAGGCGCTGATTCACGCCGCCGTTTTTGCCCAGGAAGCGGGCTATCCGTTTAGCGAGGATCTGAAGCGGGCCATCGCGAAGCTGAAGCGGTACGCCAATGACGAGCAGCGAGGTGCGATGGAGCGTCACAGCAAGGGCGTCGAGGTCATCCTGCCGCCCGCCAATCCACTGCTGGAGTCGATCTTGAAAGAGCTGGAGCTGTCTGCTGCCAACGGACAAACACTCTGCATCGAATACCAGAAAAGCTACCAAACCGATCACCGGAGCAGGCAGATTGATCCGTACGGCCTCGTCCACTGGAAGGCCAATTGGTATCTCGTCGCCTTTTGTCACCTGCGCGGCGACATTCGGAGCTTTCGTGTCGACCGCATCCTCAGCATAAACCGCACCGATTCGACATTCGAACGTCCGGCTACCTTTTCGGCCCGACAATTTTTTCTGGCCAATCTCCTTCCCGAGTCGGACAAGCAGGAGAATCCCATCCATGTCCACGTCACGGGGAGAAAGCAGGCGATTAATGACTTGTGCTGCCACTGGTATCTCGGCCGACTGCTGGTGGAGCGCTCCGGGGAACATGCCCGATTCCTGGTGGAGGAAGAGCTCGTACACAAGCATGTCCCGCATTTCTTGCTGCCCTACGGAAAATCCATCTCCGTACAGGAGCCCGCCTTTCTGAAGGAACGCCTGGCTGCGGTCGCGGCCGATTTGCTGCACTATTACCAATCGACGTAA
- a CDS encoding DinB family protein has product MCEQEIQSVFPSINKTLVHMLLTDHVWLLAMKGESYERVGQIMGSLSQERKLWIG; this is encoded by the coding sequence GTGTGCGAGCAAGAGATCCAGAGCGTATTTCCCTCCATCAACAAGACGCTCGTACACATGCTGCTGACGGACCATGTGTGGCTTCTCGCTATGAAAGGGGAAAGCTACGAGCGGGTCGGCCAAATCATGGGAAGTCTGTCGCAAGAGCGAAAGCTATGGATTGGATGA
- a CDS encoding DinB family protein, producing the protein MDWMIWYAGFAEVAEKFKDFFSQIDLDGSSSYSHPVMGTLVAPYSTIIQHVVNHGTYHRGNISAMLGHAGASHDYIFYLFEKKDER; encoded by the coding sequence ATGGATTGGATGATCTGGTACGCCGGATTTGCGGAGGTAGCCGAGAAATTCAAGGACTTCTTCTCGCAAATCGATCTGGATGGCAGCTCTTCCTACTCTCACCCGGTGATGGGCACACTCGTCGCACCGTACAGCACCATCATCCAGCACGTCGTCAACCACGGGACGTACCATCGCGGAAACATTTCAGCCATGCTGGGGCATGCGGGAGCGTCGCACGATTACATTTTCTACTTGTTTGAAAAAAAGGACGAGCGCTGA
- a CDS encoding MFS transporter, whose product MSGLFRNRYVRAILLSALFLQIGIWVRNFAILLYVMEQTNGDSRAVSLISVAEYAPIFLFSFLAGTFVDRWRPKRTMVWCDVISAVSVAVVLLTFVYGTWKAVFFVTLISAILSQFSQPSGMKLFKLHVPGEQLQAGMSLYQTLFAIFMVLGPILGTFVFQQWGMEVAMVITAAAFLLSALVLVTLPADRVESGSAQPSDFWKEMASGIRYVRDSRVLTMLGLCFLAAGLAIGMVQPLGIFLVTERLGLPKESLQWLLTVQGIGMIAGGGLTMAMAKKVAPQRLLVAGLAGNAVALAVAGWSNHLWLTLAAQLLGGLLLPSIQIGINTLLLKNTESTFIGRVNGILTPMFTGSMVVTMSVAGFLKTNLPLLFIYLLAALLFVVGILFILPLYRMQEGKAPENREQIG is encoded by the coding sequence ATGTCAGGACTGTTTCGGAATCGCTATGTGCGGGCCATTCTTCTGTCGGCCCTGTTTTTGCAAATTGGCATCTGGGTGCGAAACTTCGCCATTCTTCTCTACGTCATGGAGCAAACAAACGGGGATTCGCGTGCCGTCTCGCTGATTTCCGTAGCGGAGTATGCACCGATCTTTTTGTTTTCGTTTTTGGCGGGGACATTCGTGGACCGCTGGCGCCCGAAGCGCACAATGGTATGGTGTGACGTCATCAGCGCCGTATCGGTCGCGGTGGTTCTGCTGACCTTTGTTTACGGTACGTGGAAGGCGGTCTTTTTTGTCACCCTGATTTCCGCCATCCTGTCGCAATTTTCCCAGCCGTCAGGGATGAAGCTGTTCAAGCTGCACGTGCCGGGAGAGCAGCTTCAGGCGGGGATGTCCCTGTACCAGACGCTGTTTGCGATTTTCATGGTGCTGGGGCCGATCCTCGGGACGTTTGTCTTCCAGCAGTGGGGTATGGAAGTCGCGATGGTCATTACAGCGGCAGCGTTTTTGCTCTCTGCCCTCGTGCTTGTCACCTTGCCGGCTGATCGCGTGGAAAGCGGGTCTGCTCAGCCGAGCGATTTCTGGAAAGAGATGGCCAGCGGGATACGCTATGTAAGGGATAGCCGCGTTCTTACGATGCTCGGCCTCTGTTTTTTGGCCGCCGGTTTGGCCATCGGGATGGTTCAGCCGCTCGGCATCTTCCTGGTCACCGAACGGCTTGGCTTGCCCAAGGAAAGCTTGCAATGGCTGCTCACGGTCCAAGGGATCGGCATGATCGCGGGTGGAGGACTGACGATGGCCATGGCCAAGAAGGTCGCCCCCCAAAGGCTGCTCGTTGCCGGACTTGCAGGCAACGCGGTCGCACTCGCCGTAGCAGGGTGGTCCAATCACTTGTGGCTGACGCTCGCCGCCCAGCTTTTGGGAGGGCTGCTGCTGCCGAGCATTCAAATCGGCATCAATACATTGCTGCTCAAGAACACGGAGAGCACGTTTATCGGACGGGTGAACGGGATCTTGACCCCGATGTTTACGGGCTCGATGGTAGTGACGATGAGCGTGGCGGGATTCCTAAAGACAAATCTCCCGCTGCTTTTCATCTATTTGCTGGCTGCCCTGCTCTTTGTCGTCGGCATCCTGTTTATTTTGCCGCTGTATCGGATGCAGGAAGGAAAGGCGCCTGAAAATCGGGAACAGATAGGATAG
- a CDS encoding MmcQ/YjbR family DNA-binding protein — MGHYPITSKEGLAFVEQVRKLAMRLPEVTEKVDHFGHQTFRVNDKPFVMLGEGEDGTPKMSIKTLPTTQEVLLTRPHFTKTPYIGHHGWVSIAAKDISDWKEIESYLLEGYLRSAPKRLAKLVRPV; from the coding sequence ATGGGGCATTATCCGATCACATCCAAAGAGGGCTTGGCCTTTGTAGAGCAGGTTCGAAAGCTGGCTATGCGCCTGCCGGAGGTAACCGAAAAGGTGGATCATTTTGGACACCAGACGTTTCGGGTGAATGACAAGCCTTTTGTCATGCTCGGAGAGGGCGAGGATGGAACTCCGAAGATGTCGATCAAGACGCTCCCGACTACCCAGGAGGTACTGCTGACGAGACCGCACTTCACCAAAACGCCTTACATCGGACACCACGGCTGGGTCTCGATTGCGGCGAAAGACATTTCGGACTGGAAAGAGATCGAAAGCTACCTTCTCGAGGGGTACTTGCGGTCGGCGCCGAAGCGTCTTGCCAAGCTGGTTCGTCCGGTTTGA